A region from the Eptesicus fuscus isolate TK198812 chromosome 1, DD_ASM_mEF_20220401, whole genome shotgun sequence genome encodes:
- the ZCCHC12 gene encoding zinc finger CCHC domain-containing protein 12, with amino-acid sequence MASIIAHMGNSRRQNTRLPPWAHSMLRSLGRSLGPLMANMAERNMKLFSGRGVPAQGEETFENWLIQVNGVLPDWNMSEEEKLKRLLKTLRGPAREVMHLLQAANPNLSVADFLHAMKLVFGETENNVTAHGKFFNTLQAQGEKASLYVIRLEVQLQNAIQAGIIAAKDANQTRLHQLLLGAELNGDLRYRLKRLLRMYANEQERLPNFLELIKMIREEEDWDDTFISRKRARRSESMVERATSPVAFQGSLRIVIGSADCNVIEIDDTLDDSDEDVILVESQDPPLSSSGSPPPRSRARPQDQVVVIDSPNSSQAQSPSTSGGSGDKNDGPGDICRARKRKYTTHSSYCGKEDHLKGTCDKSNKAEMFENLVMTLQELTHTEDEEGSREAPDQSDDPSELQ; translated from the coding sequence ATGGCTAGCATCATTGCACACATGGGTAATAGCCGGCGGCAGAACACACGCTTGCCACCTTGGGCCCATTCTATGCTCAGGTCCCTGGGTAGGAGTCTTGGTCCTTTAATGGCAAACATGGCAGAAAGAAACATGAAGCTGTTCTCAGGGAGGGGGGTGCCAGCCCAGGGGGAAGAAACCTTTGAAAACTGGCTAATCCAAGTCAATGGGGTCCTGCCAGATTGGAATATGTCTGAAGAAGAAAAGCTCAAGCGCTTGCTGAAAACCCTTAGGGGCCCTGCCCGGGAGGTCATGCATTTGCTCCAGGCAGCCAACCCCAACCTAAGTGTGGCAGATTTCTTGCACGCAATGAAATTGGTGTTTGGGGAGACTGAAAACAATGTGACTGCCCATGGTAAATTTTTTAACACCCTGCAGGCACAAGGGGAGAAAGCCTCCCTTTATGTGATCCGTTTAGAGGTGCAGCTCCAGAATGCTATTCAGGCAGGGATCATAGCTGCGAAAGATGCAAACCAAACTCGCCTGCACCAGCTCCTTTTAGGGGCTGAGCTGAATGGGGACCTGCGCTACAGGTTGAAGCGTCTTCTCAGGATGTATGCAAATGAGCAGGAGCGTCTTCCCAATTTTCTGGAGTTAATCAAGATGAtaagggaggaggaggattgGGATGACACTTTTATTAGTCGGAAGCGGGCCAGGAGATCTGAGTCAATGGTGGAGAGGGCAACCAGCCCAGTGGCATTTCAGGGTTCCCTACGGATAGTAATCGGCAGTGCTGACTGCAACGTGATAGAAATAGATGACACCCTGGATGACTCAGATGAAGATGTGATCCTGGTGGAGTCTCAGGACCCTCCACTTTCATCCTCTGGTTCTCCTCCCCCCAGAAGCAGAGCCAGACCTCAGGATCAAGTGGTAGTCATTGATTCCCCCAATAGTTCCCAGGCTCAGTCTCCTTCCACCAGTGGGGGTTCTGGAGATAAAAATGATGGTCCTGGGGATATTTGTAGAGCCAGGAAGCGAAAATACACAACCCATTCTTCATATTGTGGCAAGGAGGACCACTTGAAGGGAACCTGTGACAAGAGCAACAAGGCTGAGATGTTTGAAAATCTGGTCATGACCCTGCAGGAGCTGACACATACAGAGGACGAGGAGGGGTCAAGAGAGGCTCCTGACCAATCTGATGACCCTTCTGAGCTACAGTGA